One region of Salvelinus sp. IW2-2015 linkage group LG6.1, ASM291031v2, whole genome shotgun sequence genomic DNA includes:
- the LOC111965287 gene encoding trophoblast glycoprotein-like: MRFVSSLLCCKLEETRENTTLHRLWVFFAVLVSNSACPDKCVCFTSTVKCLNQGLFAVPQPLPANTKTLFITGNNISHLTAVSFPVPLEQLTDLYLTGNQVELVDHNVFNNLPNLRLLDLSNNRILHFSAQAFPDNNKLLDLNLSRAFYNHTSMDELFSLLRSGGALQLTRLDLSNNDLVILPEDMFSRLSNLTILNLQNNSLIFIQNGTLSVPRLRELDLRDNALRELPNTTLMDFSLQPGLQVHLAGNPWLCDCNIEDLVAWLKSSEQVTDKQNMTCSDPEVLRQLPLLQIKELECTFSGEMKGVLETSYVFLGMVLALIGVIFLLVLYLNRKGIKRWIYNIRDACRDHMEGYHYRYEINSDPRLANLSLKSDI, encoded by the coding sequence ATGCGTTTTGTGAGCTCATTGTTATGTTGTAAACTTGAAGAAACCCGAGAGAATACGACTCTGCATCGTTTGTGGGTTTTCTTTGCTGTCCTTGTTTCAAATTCAGCCTGTCCTGACAAATGCGTCTGTTTCACATCCACGGTAAAATGTTTGAACCAGGGCTTATTCGCGGTTCCACAGCCATTRCCAGCAAACACTAAAACCCTGTTCATTACTGGGAACAACATTTCCCATCTCACTGCTGTGTCTTTCCCTGTGCCCCTTGAGCAGTTAACAGACTTGTATCTCACAGGAAACCAGGTGGAGCTGGTGGACCACAATGTATTCAACAACTTGCCAAATCTCAGGCTGCTAGACTTGAGTAACAACAGGATTCTGCATTTTAGTGCTCAAGCCTTCCCCGATAACAACAAACTGCTGGACCTTAACCTCAGCAGGGCTTTTTACAACCATACTTCCATGGATGAGCTCTTCAGTCTGCTACGGAGTGGCGGAGCCCTTCAACTTACCCGCTTAGACCTGTCCAACAATGACCTGGTGATCCTCCCTGAGGACATGTTCTCCCGCCTCTCCAACCTCACCATCCTCAACCTACAAAACAACTCCCTCATTTTCATCCAGAATGGGACGCTGAGTGTTCCTCGGCTACGTGAGTTAGACTTGAGGGACAATGCCCTGAGGGAACTACCCAACACTACACTGATGGACTTCAGCCTCCAGCCTGGGCTTCAGGTGCATCTGGCAGGAAACCCTTGGCTCTGTGACTGCAATATCGAGGACCTTGTGGCCTGGCTGAAAAGCTCTGAGCAGGTCACAGACAAACAGAATATGACCTGTTCTGACCCTGAGGTTCTGCGGCAGTTACCGTTGCTCCAGATAAAAGAGTTGGAGTGTACCTTTTCAGGTGAAATGAAAGGTGTGCTGGAGACCTCGTATGTCTTTTTGGGCATGGTGCTGGCCTTGATCGGAGTGATCTTTCTGCTGGTCCTCTACCTCAACAGGAAGGGGATCAAGCGGTGGATATACAATATTCGGGACGCATGCAGGGACCACATGGAGGGCTACCATTACAGGTATGAGATCAACTCGGACCCCAGGTTGGCCAACCTCAGCCTCAAGTCAGACATTTAA